From a single Macrobrachium rosenbergii isolate ZJJX-2024 chromosome 9, ASM4041242v1, whole genome shotgun sequence genomic region:
- the LOC136842077 gene encoding ctenidin-3-like, which translates to MKSLFAVLLVAILADAAPGIGYGGLGGLGGLGYGGLGLGGLGLGLNGGYGGGYGGYGGLLSAGNYANGYSHSDGYNHGNHILTGYGGSGGLKHGHLNTHFLGKRSADPEPGLLGGLGGLGYGGLGLGGLGLGLNGGFGGGYGGYGGLLNAGNYANGYSNSNGYSHGNHIGNQYGGLGGLSHGHANLLGK; encoded by the exons ATGAAATCTTTG TTCGCCGTCCTGTTGGTAGCCATATTGGCTGACGCTGCTCCCGGAATCGGCTATGGAGGTCTTGGAGGACTCGGTGGACTTGGCTACGGAGGCCTTGGACTTGGTGGTCTTGGCTTAGGCCTAAACGGAGGATATGGTGGTGGATACGGTGGCTACGGAGGTCTCTTGAGTGCAGGCAACTACGCCAACGGCTACAGCCATTCCGATGGATATAATCATGGAAACCATATCCTGACAGGCTACGGAGGATCTGGTGGGCTGAAACATGGCCATCTTAACACACACTTCCTTGGGAAGCGAAGTGCAGATCCAGAGCCAGGATTACTTGGAGGACTCGGCGGACTTGGATACGGAGGCCTTGGACTTGGTGGTTTAGGCTTAGGTCTAAACGGTGGATTCGGCGGTGGATACGGCGGCTACGGTGGTCTCTTGAACGCTGGAAACTATGCCAATGGATACAGCAACTCCAATGGGTACAGTCATGGAAACCACATTGGTAACCAGTACGGAGGACTAGGTGGTCTATCCCATGGTCATGCCAATTTGCTTGGAAAGTGA